Below is a genomic region from Rosa chinensis cultivar Old Blush chromosome 5, RchiOBHm-V2, whole genome shotgun sequence.
CAGGCTGCAATtgaaattaaacaaaacatAGATGGTACATATATAACACAGTAGTGATTATAAGGTACGGTCAAAAGCAACAAGTTGGAAAAGTTAAGCAATTATATAATATGTAGAGAATCAAGCCATTCGTCATCTAGGAGTTAAGAAACAAATCATATATTAGTTTTTGCATAATTGGAAAAGTTAAGCAGTCCTGCAATATGTAGAAGGCATGCGTAAATGGTCTTGGGCTCTGTATCTATGCATATAACCGACTTGCAATATACAGGTATCGCAAACGATGTTAATTTGATAAAAAATCATCACAAGAATATGCAATCGCATAAGTCAATCTAAAAGGATAAACCCATAGATCATGAGTTAGGTCAAAAAGCAACCTGCTTGCCCCAAAAACTCTtagatcatcatagagttttcagaaaaataaataagagcaaagcgtgctgataacgtgttatataGTAGAAAGAAGATAGAGAGAATaattgggaggaagaagaagtactctcattcagtctcattagcctcctttatatagaggtagggtttacatcaaagtacataactaatgagtatttacgtggacagccatacAGATAATAATATCTACAatatgcacacacacacacacagagtccTTTTatgctaaggaggtccttaacttagcttatggtacggatttccatattttgaccacttttcgatcatatattcatatcttaaccgttcagtttttaggtcctaatgtatagatcatatctgcaaattttcagtcaaattgatgatcgttaagacatccaaaactgcaatttacacgaacgaactgaatctgtcaaacctgaaccgttcgtgtagattgcagttttggatgccttaacgatcatcaatttggctgaaaattgtaagatatgatctatacattaggacctaaaaactaaacgattaagatgtgaatatgtgatcgataAGTGGTCAAAATATAGAAATCTGTACCGtaagatatagatatatatatatatatatatatatatatatgcacgcGAGAGAGGGAAAGTTGTACTGTGCTAGTAGAAAGTGTTCTCTTAGTTTCCTCCTTCCCAAGGCCATAAAGACTTGTTCTTAAtttcaataaaagaaaaggaaaaacaaaagagactagtcgttcctttttttttggatattaaTGAAGCTTCATTAATAATTACCAATGGGAGTAAACCCAATGGAATGTGCCCAAAACAAGTCCCAAGTACAAATAAACCCAATAAGGAAAATTACAACTCAACCATAATCCACATGGATAGGGCAAAAGAGTGTAAccctaaaaattaaataaaacatcAACTCCTACAATACTAACACAGCCGCCGCCACCCAAACTCTTCCGAACAGCCGCCGCTGTAGTCGccaccaccgccaccgccaGAAGCCAAGAGGATGCGAGAAGTGCTAAATCGAGGTGATGAGTATCGAATAACCGTTGCCAGAACAATCCTAAAAAGCAGATCCAGTCAAAACCAAAGTTAAAGGGGATGAGAGAAATGAACCAATACCACACATTGATTCTCTGTTCTCCACCAGAGAGACTCAAACCGGGAAGGGAACAAAGCCACCGAAATGGGACAGAAGacaataacaaagaaaaaatccagTGGTGAATGGGGGGTGAAATACCCATGCGTGAGCACCCATACTCCTTTTGGTAAGTGATTCTCACTTTTAAGAGGTAACCACTAAATCCTTGATGGAGCAGGTCTTTGGTAGATGGAGGGGAGCTGGTGTGAGGTGATGGGTGAGGGGAATCATGGAGTTTTTTGGATCTAAAATTTTTTTGGGTTGATCGGCAAAGAGAGGAGGAACAAAGTCCTCTAGAACTGGACATGAGCCAGCAAAATCACCACAAGATGGGTGAAAATCACCATAGGGGTGTGAGAGAAGCAagagaaaaagatgaagaacagagGAACTGAGAAAACAGAGAAGCCAAACGAGAGAGACCGCCCCCAACTCTCAAGCCTTCGATCTAGATCTGGCAAGAGAGAAGGGGGAAGGAGATAGGTTTTCTcagatctgttttctctctctaggttttagagagagaTGCTCCAGTGACTCAATAAGTCGTCCCTTGGTTTGCATAGATATGCCTAGACTAATATTATCCCCTTCCTGGGAAGTATTCTCTATGGATGAATTCATTACTAATCAGCAAGTTCTTCTCTTGTTATTACAACTTAATGAATTTATGGTCCCCTCAAGTCATTACAAATCAGGGTATGATGTGATTGTTGCTGGAGGCAATCTAATTGATGCAAGTTTTGTTTACATGTGTGTTCACTTCACGGTATTGGACCAAGAGTGTTGTGGATAGGGATTGGCGGTTCAATCTTTTTTGGCCAATAAATGGTTAGCAACATCCATCACCTCAATACTGTTGATCACCATTAAAATGCTACGACCGGTAAATTGACATAAACACTTCTGTATCAGAGTCTTCAATCGGCTCTGCCATCAAGGGGCATCCCCACAAACATGGCCTATGCTAGAGATAACCATCTCAAAAGTGGATGTCTTTATTTTCAAAGCTTGGCTGCCTTCCACATATGATTATAATACATTGAAAGTTTTATCAGCTTCAAATTCAGTTATACATTTCTCAAGTTTTTTGAAGCATTCTAGCTTATGCCTTATCATACAATAAAATCACACAACTATATATCACAATACATTTCTAAAGTTTGTGAAACATTCTACCTTATGCCTTATCATACAGTAAAATCAGACAACTATCACAATACATTTCTCAAGTATTTGAAACATTCTAGCTTATGCCTTATCATACAATAAAATCAAACAACTACCACAGACGGAGCTACTTGAAAAATCTCATTGTTTTATCGCACATCACTTTGAGTTCATCAACATCTCTCTAATTCCAAGCTCGAACATGATCCTagcataaaacaaataaacaatacAGCAGTGCAGGACTTCTTCATTTTGAAGCACCTCCAATGGAGGCACGCATGCTTTTGCTGGAAAGCCTACATGTTAAAAGTTTATGAAAATCAGGTAGCCAGCTTGCTTCTTATAagaatcattttttattataatATGGGGTAATTAATAAAAGTTTGCATTCTTTTGGTACTAAGTCCTAATCTGAATCCTCATTTTACATACTTTAGTGAATAAGCAGTTATTGGTACTTTATCTTGCACCAGTTGTGAAAGATTGGACAAGGTAAAACTAGTAGCTAGCACATATACGAGTGTAAAATAAGAAATGATGATCTATGATCTATTATGCTTTAAATAAGATTTTGTTAAccatttgttgttgttgttaaaaCTCTTAATTATCTTATATATGAAAGCCACAAATGTTAAGAAGAAATCAGTAAGTAACAGATAGTTTGTTACCTAAGTATCAATTGATTTGGTATTGTCATTGAAAGCTCCTTCTTGACGTTCAGctacatcttcttcatcattggtgtgccttcatcttcttcatcttcagtccATCATGGGTGTACCttcatcttcgtcttcttcatcatcagtatCCACATCAGAGTCGAGTGTAATCTTTGGATGACTTGCCATCTTCGACAACCAATTCTCACCTTTTAATTGCCTCTTGCAGCTTTTGCTCAATTTAGTACACCCTTTAATGTTCAATTCTCTCAACTCAGTAAGGCACTGCAACCCTTGCGGAAAAGCAGACAATTTGGAGCATTCTTCAATGTGTAGTTGCTCGAGGAATTTGAAGTTTATCAACTCTGGAAGTGCCGTGAGATTATGACATTCAGAAACTGCTATGCTCTGTAGAGTGTCTCTAGAATCTTCAAGCCAAGGGGGCAAAGCCTCCAAACTTGATTTCATGATAATCAATGATCGAAGACCTTGAGGACCTTCCCCTGATCTCATCATCAACTGAAGCTCCTCGCAATCATCGACAGTCAAAGTATCTAAAGTAGTCATGCGTTTCATATTTGGTGGCAAGGATTCCAAATTATTACAACTGCTAATCCACAAATTGCGAAGCTTGTTGAGGAATTCGATCTCTTCTCCCAAAGATTTAAGATTGACACATCCatgaaaatataaaaattgAAGTAAGGTGAGGCGTCTAATTCCTTTCGGCAAATACATTTGTTGTGTAGTTATCACCAAGCTTCGGAGGTTGATCAGGTTTCCTATGTCTTTGGGTATCTCCTCAAGTGCTTCGCAACCCCAAAAGGACAAGGTCTCCAAATTCAGCAGCTTACTGATGGAATTGGGAAGCCTTTTTATCTTACTATTAGAAGACAAGTTGAGAAAtctcaaatgaaacaaactacCAATGGAACTTGGTAGCTCCTCAAGAGGCGAACCACTAAGATCTAGCACCCGCATATATTTGAATCTTGAGATGCATGTCTTCACAAAACGTTGATTCATCTGGCCATCTTCAAAAATTAGAATGGTTCGTAATTTCTTTGACTTGAGAATGAAATCGGGAACTTGTGCCTCTTCTCCAAGTAAGTCTTTTTCTGATATTGACACATGTCGAACCATTTCCAAAGCACTAGAGGGACGGAAATTGATTGTGGAGTACTCTACTTGTGCCACTGAAATTGCTAAATCATGAACTAGATCATGTATTTTAAAACTTATGGTTGTTTTGAGATCCATCTCCACTTGAAACAAAGATCTAGAGCAAAACTGCCTTATATAGTCTATACCCATATGTTCAAAATCTTCATTTTTCTCAGATGTCTTGAGGTAGCCTTGTGCTGTCCACAGTGGAACCAAAAGGTGACCCTGGAATAAATAATCCTTTGGAAAAAGTGAACAAAATGCAAAACACGGTTTCAAGTGTTGTGGCAATGCGTCATAGCTCAATTTGAGTGCAGGTAGAATATTGACATTCCTTATGCTCCACATGTCATCATCTCTAACACGCAACCAATGGTGTTGCTCTGTTTTCAAATAGAGCATGCTCCCTACAGTAGCTACTGCTAAAGGAACTCCTCCACACTTCTTCACAATATCCTCTCCAATTTCTATCAAATGTTGATAGCGTTGCTCCTCTCCTTTCTTAAATACCCTTTTAATGAACAAGGACATGCATTCTTTGTGGGAAAGACCTTCTAAGGGGTGCATGTATGCAGGATTCACAAGTAAAGCAATTGAACTATTTCGTGTTGTTATGATGATTCTACTTCCATTAGCTCCCACATTTAACAGATTTTTTAAACCAATCCATTTTTCTATCGTTACTCCAATTAACTCCGTATCCCAAACATCATCCAACACTAACAAAAACTTTCTACCTCGCAAAGTATCTTGCAATCTTTTTTTCATGAGGTCCAAACTTTCATCCTCACATTTTTGTTTAATCGCAGCATTGATAATGCCACGAATTAATGTTCGGATATCAAAGTTTTCTGAGACACATATCCACATTTTCATCTCAAAATTCTCCTCTACCATGCTATCATTATACACTAATTTAGCAAGAGTTGTCTTTCCCAACCCTCCTAAACCAAGGATAGAAATAATAGAAATATTCTCCTCACTAGAGATATCAGTGTTATTTAAGAGATGGCTGATAATTTGTTTTTTATCATTATCTCTCCCAATAACATCTGAGGCCTCCACTAAAGAGTCAGTCTCTCTTTTATTATCGTGCATCCCTTGGGGCGCATGATGATCTTCAACTATCTTGGCAACCTCAAGGAGAGCAAACTCTCTCTTTTCATTATCAATTTCAACCAGTCGTTCTCTAATCTCTTTCACTTTATGTCCCATTTTGAAGTTAAACACTACTGGATTCCAACGGGAAAAAGATTGGCGTACCTTTCCTTTGATCTTCCCACAGTTATCGACCTCCACTTTCAACCACAACTTTTGGAACTCCAGTTTGTCCAAGACATCATCAACGTCATGGCAAACATCTTTGAGATTTCCTAACCAACGAGTGATTGGGGGATTCCTCACTTGCTTCTTCTCTGCATCCTCGAGCACTAGTTTGATGGCAGATAAGGTCTTGTTGAGCTTGGTGAGCTCAAGTTGGGCACCCCATGCCAAGGAGACTTCTTGGGAAGCATGTGAAGCTAGCCTACCCAAGACTGTCTCAGCTATGCCGTAGACAAACTCCATGATGATTTGGatgaaagaaagagacaaagtTTATTCAAAGAATTAGTAATTGATGTATGTTGATAACAGGGGACACTTATATAGGAACTCTACGTGGCCAGATTCAATTCTTAATTTGGTTGACTAGGTATCTTCTTCTATCCAAGTGAATGAAGCAACATACATGAAGTCCGTTCATCCAAGTCACCCAAACAAAAAGCAGTAAGCTATATATATACCTTGAGTAGATGACAAGCATAAAGCATAAAGCATTTTGTTCGATTTTCAT
It encodes:
- the LOC112163829 gene encoding putative disease resistance protein RGA3, producing the protein MEFVYGIAETVLGRLASHASQEVSLAWGAQLELTKLNKTLSAIKLVLEDAEKKQVRNPPITRWLGNLKDVCHDVDDVLDKLEFQKLWLKVEVDNCGKIKGKVRQSFSRWNPVVFNFKMGHKVKEIRERLVEIDNEKREFALLEVAKIVEDHHAPQGMHDNKRETDSLVEASDVIGRDNDKKQIISHLLNNTDISSEENISIISILGLGGLGKTTLAKLVYNDSMVEENFEMKMWICVSENFDIRTLIRGIINAAIKQKCEDESLDLMKKRLQDTLRGRKFLLVLDDVWDTELIGVTIEKWIGLKNLLNVGANGSRIIITTRNSSIALLVNPAYMHPLEGLSHKECMSLFIKRVFKKGEEQRYQHLIEIGEDIVKKCGGVPLAVATVGSMLYLKTEQHHWLRVRDDDMWSIRNVNILPALKLSYDALPQHLKPCFAFCSLFPKDYLFQGHLLVPLWTAQGYLKTSEKNEDFEHMGIDYIRQFCSRSLFQVEMDLKTTISFKIHDLVHDLAISVAQVEYSTINFRPSSALEMVRHVSISEKDLLGEEAQVPDFILKSKKLRTILIFEDGQMNQRFVKTCISRFKYMRVLDLSGSPLEELPSSIGSLFHLRFLNLSSNSKIKRLPNSISKLLNLETLSFWGCEALEEIPKDIGNLINLRSLVITTQQMYLPKGIRRLTLLQFLYFHGCVNLKSLGEEIEFLNKLRNLWISSCNNLESLPPNMKRMTTLDTLTVDDCEELQLMMRSGEGPQGLRSLIIMKSSLEALPPWLEDSRDTLQSIAVSECHNLTALPELINFKFLEQLHIEECSKLSAFPQGLQCLTELRELNIKGCTKLSKSCKRQLKGENWLSKMASHPKITLDSDVDTDDEEDEDEGTPMMD